One genomic region from Gossypium hirsutum isolate 1008001.06 chromosome D13, Gossypium_hirsutum_v2.1, whole genome shotgun sequence encodes:
- the LOC107937194 gene encoding very-long-chain aldehyde decarbonylase CER3 isoform X2, whose amino-acid sequence MVAPLSAWPWEHLGIFKYILYGPLAAKAWYSWMYEDNILKDLWCIHILLICTLRGFIHQLWSSYNNMFFLTRNRWIKQQGVDFKQIDDEWDWDNFIILQAMLASMASLIFPSLNTLPLWNLKGFIASLLLHVTISEPLYYWAHRFFHKPYLFNHYHSLHHSSPVPHPFTAGHATPLEHLVLCTVIGIPLTGSILMGYGSTAMIYGHVLVFDFFRCLGHSNAEVVPHEVFNKLPLLRYHSLHHTEMETNFCLFMPLFDALGSTLNTKSLELHKKITSNSGKNGRVPDFVFLAHVVDIMSAMHTPFALRSFASTPFRMRMFLLPFWPLTFIIMLVMWGWSKTFLFSFYNLRCRLHQTWVVPRFGFQYFLPFATKGINKHIEEAILRADRLGVKVISLAALNKNEALNGGGTLFVNKHPELKVRVVHGNTLTAAVILNEFSKDVKEVFLTGATSKLGRATALYLCRKRVRVLMLTSSTERFQKILKEAPVDCQNYLVQVTKHQAAQNCKTWIVGKWITPWEQSWAPSGTHFHQFVVPPILPIRRDCTYGDLAAMRLPPDVEGLGSCEYTMERGVVHACHAGGVVHQLEGWSHHEVGAIDVDRIDLVWEAALKHGLKPVSSVNN is encoded by the exons ATGGTTGCACCACTTTCAGCTTGGCCTTGGGAGCACTTGGGAATTTTCAAG TATATACTTTACGGTCCTTTAGCTGCAAAAGCATGGTATTCATGGATGTATGAGGATAATATACTTAAGGATCTATGGTGTATTCATATACTCCTTATATGTACACTGAGAGGGTTCATTCATCAACTATGGAGCTCTTACAACAACATGTTTTTTTTAACTCGCAACCGTTGGATCAAGCAACAAGGTGTTGATTTCAAGCAAATCGACGATGAATGGGactg GGATAATTTCATAATCCTTCAAGCTATGTTAGCTTCAATGGCCAGTTTGATCTTCCCATCTTTAAATACACTTCCTTTATGGAACCTAAAGGGGTTTATTGCTTCATTGTTACTACATGTTACCATTTCAGAACCTTTGTATTATTGGGCACATAGATTTTTTCATAAACCCTACCTTTTCAACCATTATCATTCACTTCACCATTCATCACCAGTACCCCATCCTTTTACAGCTGGACATGCAACACCATTAGAGCACCTAGTGTTATGTACAGTGATCGGGATTCCGTTAACGGGATCGATTCTGATGGGTTATGGATCCACGGCGATGATCTATGGCCAtgttttggtttttgattttttcAGGTGCCTTGGACACTCCAATGCTGAAGTTGTTCCACATGAAGTTTTCAATAAGTTACCTTTACTTAG GTATCATAGTCTTCACCACACAGAGATGGAGACCAATTTTTGTCTGTTCATGCCGCTGTTTGATGCACTGGGGAGTACACTTAACACCAAATCATTGGAGCTACATAAGAAAATTACCTCAAATTCTG GAAAAAACGGGAGGGTACCGGATTTTGTGTTCCTAGCACATGTGGTGGACATAATGTCGGCAATGCATACACCGTTTGCGTTAAGATCATTTGCGTCGACCCCATTTCGCATGAGGATGTTTCTGCTACCGTTTTGGCCACTTACGTTTATCATAATGCTAGTGATGTGGGGTTGGTCTAAgaccttcctcttctctttctaCAATCTTCGTTGCCGTTTGCACCAGACATGGGTCGTTCCTAGGTTCGGCTTTCAG TATTTCTTACCATTTGCAACAAAGGGCATCAACAAGCACATAGAGGAAGCCATATTAAGGGCGGACAGATTGGGGGTCAAGGTTATTAGCCTCGCCGCTTTAAATAAG AACGAGGCTCTGAACGGAGGAGGGACACTGTTTGTTAACAAGCATCCAGAGCTTAAAGTGAGAGTGGTTCATGGCAATACCTTGACGGCTGCGGTTATCCTTAATGAATTTTCCAAGGATGTTAAAGAAGTGTTTCTAACAGGAGCCACCTCAAAGCTCGGTAGAGCAACCGCTCTCTACCTCTGTAGGAAAAGAGTTCGTGTTCTT ATGTTGACTTCATCGACCGAAAGGTTTCAAAAAATACTAAAGGAAGCCCCCGTGGATTGCCAAAACTATTTAGTGCAAGTGACCAAGCACCAAGCTGCTCAAAATTGTAAG ACATGGATAGTGGGGAAGTGGATAACACCATGGGAGCAAAGCTGGGCTCCATCAGGAACCCATTTCCATCAATTTGTTGTACCGCCCATTTTGCCTATCAGAAGAGACTGCACCTACGGTGATCTAGCTGCCATGAGGTTGCCACCTGATGTTGAAGGCCTTGGTTCTTGTGAG TATACAATGGAGCGAGGAGTGGTGCATGCATGCCATGCAGGAGGTGTAGTTCATCAGCTAGAAGGCTGGAGTCACCATGAAGTTGGAGCAATTGATGTGGATAGGATTGATCTTGTATGGGAAGCTGCTCTCAAACATGGTTTAAAGCCAGTCTCAAGTGtaaacaattga
- the LOC107937180 gene encoding uncharacterized protein, with protein MEKSKRVSLGVEKNTKQAKKKKLLTNVFNYLKSDNYMFAPLISPSISAGPKLKEPIKGNKKKVLKMVDKYMKSDTYMYAPLLSSQLMGSLSSEQIQCISKVTVEVATTKTTLNTESANALAEEEQPHEDARPTDNQTVAQGETVEHMVYHHRCSTPMSGKAMADHMKVRKLAVE; from the exons ATGGAGAAATCAAAGAGAGTTTCATTGGGTGTTGAAAAGAACACCAAACAAGCCAAGAAAAAGAAACTCTTGACCAATGTTTTTAATTACTTGAAATCCGATAATTACATGTTTGCTCCTCTCATTTCTCCTTCAATCTCAGCAG gacCGAAATTGAAAGAACCCATTAAAGGAAACAAGAAGAAGGTGTTAAAGATGGTTGACAAGTATATGAAATCTGATACTTATATGTATGCACCATTGCTTTCTTCTCAACTAATGGGTTCCCTTTCATCAG AACAAATCCAATGCATTAGCAAGGTCACCGTGGAAGTCGCCACAACAAAAACAACATTAAACACCGAGTCAGCTAACGCTCTAGCAGAGGAGGAACAACCACACGAAGATGCTCGTCCCACCGACAATCAAACAGTAGCACAAGGAGAAACGGTGGAGCACATGGTTTACCACCACCGTTGCTCGACGCCCATGTCAG GAAAAGCAATGGCAGATCATATGAAGGTGAGGAAGCTTGCTGTTGAGTAA
- the LOC107937194 gene encoding very-long-chain aldehyde decarbonylase CER3 isoform X1, whose protein sequence is MVAPLSAWPWEHLGIFKYILYGPLAAKAWYSWMYEDNILKDLWCIHILLICTLRGFIHQLWSSYNNMFFLTRNRWIKQQGVDFKQIDDEWDWDNFIILQAMLASMASLIFPSLNTLPLWNLKGFIASLLLHVTISEPLYYWAHRFFHKPYLFNHYHSLHHSSPVPHPFTAGHATPLEHLVLCTVIGIPLTGSILMGYGSTAMIYGHVLVFDFFRCLGHSNAEVVPHEVFNKLPLLRYFIYTPTYHSLHHTEMETNFCLFMPLFDALGSTLNTKSLELHKKITSNSGKNGRVPDFVFLAHVVDIMSAMHTPFALRSFASTPFRMRMFLLPFWPLTFIIMLVMWGWSKTFLFSFYNLRCRLHQTWVVPRFGFQYFLPFATKGINKHIEEAILRADRLGVKVISLAALNKNEALNGGGTLFVNKHPELKVRVVHGNTLTAAVILNEFSKDVKEVFLTGATSKLGRATALYLCRKRVRVLMLTSSTERFQKILKEAPVDCQNYLVQVTKHQAAQNCKTWIVGKWITPWEQSWAPSGTHFHQFVVPPILPIRRDCTYGDLAAMRLPPDVEGLGSCEYTMERGVVHACHAGGVVHQLEGWSHHEVGAIDVDRIDLVWEAALKHGLKPVSSVNN, encoded by the exons ATGGTTGCACCACTTTCAGCTTGGCCTTGGGAGCACTTGGGAATTTTCAAG TATATACTTTACGGTCCTTTAGCTGCAAAAGCATGGTATTCATGGATGTATGAGGATAATATACTTAAGGATCTATGGTGTATTCATATACTCCTTATATGTACACTGAGAGGGTTCATTCATCAACTATGGAGCTCTTACAACAACATGTTTTTTTTAACTCGCAACCGTTGGATCAAGCAACAAGGTGTTGATTTCAAGCAAATCGACGATGAATGGGactg GGATAATTTCATAATCCTTCAAGCTATGTTAGCTTCAATGGCCAGTTTGATCTTCCCATCTTTAAATACACTTCCTTTATGGAACCTAAAGGGGTTTATTGCTTCATTGTTACTACATGTTACCATTTCAGAACCTTTGTATTATTGGGCACATAGATTTTTTCATAAACCCTACCTTTTCAACCATTATCATTCACTTCACCATTCATCACCAGTACCCCATCCTTTTACAGCTGGACATGCAACACCATTAGAGCACCTAGTGTTATGTACAGTGATCGGGATTCCGTTAACGGGATCGATTCTGATGGGTTATGGATCCACGGCGATGATCTATGGCCAtgttttggtttttgattttttcAGGTGCCTTGGACACTCCAATGCTGAAGTTGTTCCACATGAAGTTTTCAATAAGTTACCTTTACTTAGGTATTTCATCTATACCCCCAC GTATCATAGTCTTCACCACACAGAGATGGAGACCAATTTTTGTCTGTTCATGCCGCTGTTTGATGCACTGGGGAGTACACTTAACACCAAATCATTGGAGCTACATAAGAAAATTACCTCAAATTCTG GAAAAAACGGGAGGGTACCGGATTTTGTGTTCCTAGCACATGTGGTGGACATAATGTCGGCAATGCATACACCGTTTGCGTTAAGATCATTTGCGTCGACCCCATTTCGCATGAGGATGTTTCTGCTACCGTTTTGGCCACTTACGTTTATCATAATGCTAGTGATGTGGGGTTGGTCTAAgaccttcctcttctctttctaCAATCTTCGTTGCCGTTTGCACCAGACATGGGTCGTTCCTAGGTTCGGCTTTCAG TATTTCTTACCATTTGCAACAAAGGGCATCAACAAGCACATAGAGGAAGCCATATTAAGGGCGGACAGATTGGGGGTCAAGGTTATTAGCCTCGCCGCTTTAAATAAG AACGAGGCTCTGAACGGAGGAGGGACACTGTTTGTTAACAAGCATCCAGAGCTTAAAGTGAGAGTGGTTCATGGCAATACCTTGACGGCTGCGGTTATCCTTAATGAATTTTCCAAGGATGTTAAAGAAGTGTTTCTAACAGGAGCCACCTCAAAGCTCGGTAGAGCAACCGCTCTCTACCTCTGTAGGAAAAGAGTTCGTGTTCTT ATGTTGACTTCATCGACCGAAAGGTTTCAAAAAATACTAAAGGAAGCCCCCGTGGATTGCCAAAACTATTTAGTGCAAGTGACCAAGCACCAAGCTGCTCAAAATTGTAAG ACATGGATAGTGGGGAAGTGGATAACACCATGGGAGCAAAGCTGGGCTCCATCAGGAACCCATTTCCATCAATTTGTTGTACCGCCCATTTTGCCTATCAGAAGAGACTGCACCTACGGTGATCTAGCTGCCATGAGGTTGCCACCTGATGTTGAAGGCCTTGGTTCTTGTGAG TATACAATGGAGCGAGGAGTGGTGCATGCATGCCATGCAGGAGGTGTAGTTCATCAGCTAGAAGGCTGGAGTCACCATGAAGTTGGAGCAATTGATGTGGATAGGATTGATCTTGTATGGGAAGCTGCTCTCAAACATGGTTTAAAGCCAGTCTCAAGTGtaaacaattga